From the genome of Vicia villosa cultivar HV-30 ecotype Madison, WI linkage group LG2, Vvil1.0, whole genome shotgun sequence, one region includes:
- the LOC131647866 gene encoding protein FAF-like, chloroplastic yields the protein MTKTDSSQQHSNSNDQLDIWSSILNQKNKDEASQSKPSPYIHPLVKKSKSYLSEKSLEICTESLGSETGSDGFSSSYTPSSSSSEDTNSEDDGKMKTCYSDDNPKLINNHSLKNKKKPWCIPPPLPSLGSQSQQLQMRSHRDHGRLFLFLQVVSVPSQNNFIATRQNGRLILTFAIHEEEEIIEEEESVIEQPNACSFELAGNKKVKSPKWSEKFNLVTNFKDVKLVQHDSLPRSLSLINTYQYYSRIKTTENVDSLILNDEENRNTNEVVVSGKMNIYHVFSQEVLVQNMKFCKDSRTTTSFLFWDPCCIAT from the coding sequence ATGACAAAAACCGATTCCTCCCAACAACACTCTAACTCAAATGATCAATTGGATATATGGAGTTCAATTTTGAACCAAAAGAACAAAGATGAAGCTTCACAATCAAAACCCAGTCCATATATTCACCCACTTGTGAAAAAATCAAAAAGTTATTTAAGTGAAAAGAGTCTTGAAATTTGCACAGAGAGCCTTGGATCAGAAACTGGCTCAGATGGTTTCTCGTCTTCTtacacaccatcatcatcatcatccgaGGATACTAACTCAGAGGATGATGGAAAAATGAAAACATGTTATAGTGATGATAATCCAAAACTCATCAACAATCATTCTTTGAAGAATAAGAAAAAGCCTTGGTGTATTCCTCCTCCACTCCCTTCACTGGGTAGTCAAAGTCAACAACTTCAAATGAGGTCCCACCGTGACCATGGAAGATTGTTTTTGTTCCTACAAGTTGTGTCGGTTCCTTCACAAAACAACTTCATCGCTACGAGACAAAATGGTCGCCTTATTCTTACGTTTGCTAttcatgaagaagaagaaattattGAAGAAGAAGAGAGTGTTATAGAGCAACCAAATGCTTGTAGTTTTGAATTAGCGGGGAATAAGAAAGTTAAGAGTCCAAAATGGTCAGAAAAGTTCAACTTAGTGACAAATTTTAAGGATGTTAAACTGGTACAACATGATTCGTTGCCACGGTCATTGTCTTTGATCAATACATATCAATACTATTCGCGAATCAAAACTACGGAAAATGTTGATTCTCTAATTCTCAATGATGAAGAAAATAGAAATACCAACGAGGTTGTTGTTTCTGGGAAGATGAATATTTATCATGTTTTTTcacaagaggtgttggttcagAATATGAAGTTTTGCAAGGATTCTAGAACTACAACGTCTTTTCTTTTCTGGGACCCCTGTTGCATTGCTACCTGA